The Candidatus Binatia bacterium genome segment ACCGCGAAGAAGAACGCGAGATGATTCCGCAGTGCCAAGCGGAGGGCATCGGCGTGATCCCCTGGTCGCCTCTCGCGCGCGGCATGCTCACCGGCAGCCGCAAGGCTCTAAATGACAAGGACTCCACGACGCGCGCGGGCAGTGACGGCCTTGCGAATTTCCTTTACGCGCAGGAGTCCGACTGGAACGTCGTCCAGGCGAACCTCGATGTCGCAAAGGAGCGCAGCGTGCCGCCCGCGCGCACCGCACTCGCGTGGCTGCTCTCGCGCCCGGGGGTCTCAGCGCCCATCATCGGGGCAACGAAGCTCCCCCATCTCGACGACGCGATCGAAGCCGTGGGACTCGAACTCACCGACGATGAGATCCTGAAGCTCGAAGCGGCATACATACCGCACCCCGTTCTCGGGCACTAAAAGCCTAACCCAAGATGGCTCCTAGACCGCGCCCAAGAGCGGTCATGCCCGCAGCAACCCCATTCACCAACCTGCTGGGGGGCATGGCCTCGTGGTTCCTCTTCTGGGGGACCAGTCAGGTCATGTTCCAGTGGCTCGTGGTGGAAGGCCTCGGCGCCCCGGCCACCCTGGTCGGAACGGCGCAGATGGCGATGATGCTTCCGTCGCTCCTCTTCGTGTTGATCGGAGGCGCAGCCGCCGACCGGCTCGACCCACGCCGCGTGCTGCTCGTGGTCCACTTCCTCACAGCGGCGGTCGCGGGCGCCCTGTGCTTTCTCGTCGTTCGGGACGAGCTCTCGTACGAGTGGCTGATCGGGTACGCGCTCGCGGTCGGGACGCTGCAGGCCTTCGGGATGCCCGCGCGCGACACGCAGCTCTCCGACGTGGTACGTCACGCGGGACTGAGCCGCGCCGTCGCCGGGCTCACGATGGTGCAGCACATGGCGCAGATGTGCGGCGCGTTCATCGGTGGTCTTGCCACGTTCGCCGGCCCCGGCCCGATCATCGCGTCGCAAGCAGCCTTCCTGCTGGTCGGCACCGGCTTCGTCGCACGACTGCCCGGACGCCCCAAGGCACCCGACGAGCCCCGCAAACCGATCCGCCTTCAAGAACTCCGCGAAGGCCTCCTCGAGGTCGTTCGTTCCCCGATCCTTCGCCCCGTCTTCCTGCTCTCGATCACGACCGGGATGTTCTTCATCGGACCGTTCCTCGTGATCCTTCCGCTCATCGTACGCGACGTCTACGGCGGAGGCGCCGGCGAGATGGGCATCCTGACAGGCATGTTCCCCTTGGGTGCCGTCGGCGGCGGCGCCGTGATCGTCTCGCGCGGCGGAATCGAACGCAACGGACGGGCGCTCGCGATCGGTCAGATTCTCGGTGCCACGTCGATCGCCTCAATCGGAATCGGTCTGCCATTCGAGGGAACCGCCCTCAGTGTCCTTTTGTGGGGCGTATCCGGCTCGCTGTTCATCAACACCGGGCGAACTCTGTTCCAACAGCACGCTTCGGCGGAGAACCGCGGCCGCGTGCTGTCCGTCTACACGCTCGGTCTGATGGGGGCGAGCCCGTTCGGCAGTGTTCTCTCCGGAGCACTCGCCGAGCCGCTCGGCCTACACGGCACCCTCGTCTTCTCCGCCGTGACAGCCGGCGCGGCGGCCGCCGTCCTCTGTCTCACGACCCGTCTCTGGTCGCTTCGCTAGGGTCCTAGAGCGACAACCAGAGACGAAGGAGATGGCGCCGCGCGTCCGGCGTGTCTTCGTAGCCAGTCCGCGCATGGATCACTGTGTGGTTCGAAACGAGTTGGATATCCCCCGGCTCGAGATCCATGTCGAGTCGCACGTCCTCGGAGACCGCGATCTCGTCGTAGAGATCCAACAGCTCGAGGTCCGCTCCCTCGAGGGCAGGGGCATCCGCGTGCCGCGGCGCCGAGCGGAAATAGTCGCTGTGGTAGAACGTCCGCAGCTGGCCGCCCCCGTACCGACACGGCGGTATCGGAAGCCAACCGGCCATCCCCGAGCGCTCTTCGTTGCGGATGTCGAGCGGGAACGTGTCAAAGAGCCGCGACGCAAGGTCGGGTCGGCGACGAACGACTTCATTCCACACGGTCACGGAGCTCGCGATCCGCGAGAGGCCGCCCTCTTTCGCTTTCGTCAGACAGAGAAGCCCGACGACGTCGGCCGCATCGCAGTGGTACGCGATGTCGGACGAGGTTCGGTACAGCCGCACGAGAGGATTCGCCGCATCCTCTCCCGTGTCGATGACGTGCCCGAGAAGATCACCGTCCGGATTCTGCGCACCGGGGCGCCCGAGATGCAGACCGAGACCCCAAAAGAAGATCTGCGCGTCCGCTTCCCCGAAACGCTCGACCGGCACACCGGAGATCAAGACAAACCCGCGCCCACCATCGAGTGCGTTGCGCCAGGAGACAATCGCGCTGCCAAGAGCCGTCAGCGGAAAGTCCTCCACCGTAAGCTCGCCCGTCGGGCGGCCCGTCCGTTTCGCCACGCAGAGCGCCGCCTCCAACTCGGCCACGTGCTCTGCGGTCAGCCGAAAGCGCCAACTCACATCCTGCACGAGGTCCGCGCCACGCCAGGCGGCAGGCACGTCGAGGGGGCTATCGAGGACGCCCTCATTGGACCGATCGAAGTAGTGCACGGTCTGTTCGGCGTATGATCGAAAGTGCTCGTCCACCACGCAGCCT includes the following:
- a CDS encoding MFS transporter; this translates as MPAATPFTNLLGGMASWFLFWGTSQVMFQWLVVEGLGAPATLVGTAQMAMMLPSLLFVLIGGAAADRLDPRRVLLVVHFLTAAVAGALCFLVVRDELSYEWLIGYALAVGTLQAFGMPARDTQLSDVVRHAGLSRAVAGLTMVQHMAQMCGAFIGGLATFAGPGPIIASQAAFLLVGTGFVARLPGRPKAPDEPRKPIRLQELREGLLEVVRSPILRPVFLLSITTGMFFIGPFLVILPLIVRDVYGGGAGEMGILTGMFPLGAVGGGAVIVSRGGIERNGRALAIGQILGATSIASIGIGLPFEGTALSVLLWGVSGSLFINTGRTLFQQHASAENRGRVLSVYTLGLMGASPFGSVLSGALAEPLGLHGTLVFSAVTAGAAAAVLCLTTRLWSLR
- a CDS encoding TauD/TfdA family dioxygenase, whose translation is MDEHFRSYAEQTVHYFDRSNEGVLDSPLDVPAAWRGADLVQDVSWRFRLTAEHVAELEAALCVAKRTGRPTGELTVEDFPLTALGSAIVSWRNALDGGRGFVLISGVPVERFGEADAQIFFWGLGLHLGRPGAQNPDGDLLGHVIDTGEDAANPLVRLYRTSSDIAYHCDAADVVGLLCLTKAKEGGLSRIASSVTVWNEVVRRRPDLASRLFDTFPLDIRNEERSGMAGWLPIPPCRYGGGQLRTFYHSDYFRSAPRHADAPALEGADLELLDLYDEIAVSEDVRLDMDLEPGDIQLVSNHTVIHARTGYEDTPDARRHLLRLWLSL